The Lacipirellula parvula genome window below encodes:
- a CDS encoding WecB/TagA/CpsF family glycosyltransferase, translating to MPIPQINLFGMTIHALDMPESISTILDWCRTPRERRCQYVVTPNVDHTVMYQTNAALRASYADASLILADGAPVIWASRLLGRALPERVAGSDLAPALFKRANADAEQNQPPLRVYLLGAAPGVAERAAENVIARWPHVEIVGTLSPPLGFEKDPAENDKIFATVAAAQPDLLILGLGAPKQELWIHAHAAELQAKVALCVGATIDFLAGEKSRAPRWMRRVGLEWLHRLSSEPGRLAKRYARDAWVFPQLIWQDWRRRAPAPQ from the coding sequence ATGCCCATCCCTCAAATCAACCTGTTCGGCATGACGATCCACGCGCTCGACATGCCTGAGAGCATCAGCACGATTCTCGATTGGTGTCGCACGCCCCGCGAGCGTCGCTGCCAGTACGTCGTGACGCCGAACGTCGATCACACGGTGATGTATCAGACGAACGCCGCGCTCCGCGCGTCGTACGCCGATGCATCTCTGATTCTCGCCGACGGGGCGCCGGTGATTTGGGCGTCGCGATTGCTCGGCCGCGCGCTTCCCGAGCGGGTTGCCGGCAGCGATCTCGCCCCTGCCCTCTTCAAACGGGCGAACGCCGATGCGGAACAAAACCAGCCGCCGCTGCGTGTGTACCTGCTCGGCGCCGCGCCAGGCGTCGCCGAACGGGCCGCCGAGAATGTCATTGCTCGCTGGCCCCATGTTGAAATCGTCGGCACGCTCTCGCCGCCGCTCGGCTTCGAGAAGGATCCTGCCGAGAACGACAAAATCTTCGCCACCGTCGCCGCCGCTCAGCCCGATTTATTGATCCTCGGCCTCGGCGCCCCGAAGCAAGAACTTTGGATCCACGCCCACGCCGCCGAGTTGCAAGCAAAGGTCGCCCTCTGCGTCGGCGCCACGATCGACTTCCTCGCCGGCGAAAAAAGCCGCGCCCCGCGCTGGATGCGCCGCGTCGGTCTCGAATGGCTTCACCGCCTCTCGAGCGAACCAGGCCGCCTTGCGAAACGCTACGCCCGCGACGCCTGGGTCTTTCCGCAGTTGATCTGGCAAGACTGGCGTCGCCGGGCGCCCGCCCCGCAGTGA
- a CDS encoding O-antigen ligase family protein — protein sequence MEVAIAIAALGGLLWWAAYARWGSLWMGCGAFIALGYVLAPPLWTAHIGPIPLTVDRILLIGFGAAYIWKWRQGELALRHISPADWLLLAAIGYFTVRCAMTPTPPPDGSTVKPWWRLIAAFWIPAALYLAARTSNDGERRWRGMLWILAGLGGFLAFTAFAEITKQWWAVFPRYISDPLLGTHFGRARGPSLNSASLGIMLTVCFWAAWMLWPKLSRLAQGAVAGLLLAIAGGIFLTFTRSTWIGLAAGLAVVPALQLPKWRTALAIGVILGGAIGVVALGDKVTNLSRKDSDASAEHSVYQRASFVYVSMRMWRDAPLLGCGFGRYYDLKMPYLSDRSQQLELESLRNLDHHNTVLSILVETGIVGVTLFLALLVAWTRMAWQLYRAEDLPMWERSQGLFQLAVVLNYVSSALFHDLTLLPTEHWPLFLCAGVSSALLARRAETLTVTQPVPTAPWHALPASS from the coding sequence ATGGAAGTCGCCATCGCCATCGCTGCCCTCGGCGGACTGCTCTGGTGGGCGGCGTATGCGCGGTGGGGTTCGCTTTGGATGGGCTGCGGCGCCTTCATCGCCCTGGGCTACGTCCTCGCGCCGCCGTTGTGGACCGCCCACATCGGCCCGATACCGCTCACCGTCGACCGCATCCTGCTGATCGGCTTCGGCGCCGCCTACATTTGGAAATGGCGCCAAGGCGAACTCGCGCTGCGACACATCTCGCCGGCCGATTGGCTGTTGCTCGCCGCGATCGGTTACTTCACCGTTCGTTGCGCCATGACCCCCACGCCGCCGCCCGATGGTTCCACCGTGAAACCGTGGTGGCGTCTCATTGCCGCGTTCTGGATTCCCGCCGCCCTCTACCTTGCCGCCCGCACGTCGAACGACGGCGAACGCCGCTGGCGCGGCATGCTGTGGATTCTCGCCGGCCTCGGCGGGTTCCTCGCGTTCACCGCGTTCGCTGAAATCACCAAGCAGTGGTGGGCCGTGTTCCCCCGCTACATTTCCGACCCGCTACTCGGCACCCATTTCGGCCGCGCCCGCGGACCGTCGCTCAACTCGGCGAGCTTGGGCATTATGCTCACCGTCTGCTTCTGGGCGGCGTGGATGTTGTGGCCCAAACTCTCGCGACTCGCGCAAGGCGCCGTCGCCGGATTGCTGCTCGCCATCGCCGGCGGCATCTTTCTCACGTTCACTCGCTCCACCTGGATCGGCCTCGCCGCGGGCCTCGCCGTTGTTCCTGCACTTCAACTCCCCAAGTGGCGCACTGCCCTGGCGATTGGCGTGATCCTCGGCGGCGCCATCGGCGTCGTCGCGCTCGGCGACAAGGTGACGAACCTCAGCCGCAAAGACTCCGACGCCTCGGCCGAGCACTCGGTCTACCAACGGGCGTCGTTCGTCTACGTTTCGATGCGGATGTGGCGCGACGCGCCGCTCCTCGGCTGCGGGTTCGGTCGCTACTACGACCTGAAGATGCCGTACCTCTCCGACCGCAGCCAGCAGCTTGAACTCGAATCGCTCCGCAACCTCGACCATCACAACACGGTCCTCAGCATCTTGGTCGAGACCGGCATCGTCGGCGTGACGCTGTTCCTTGCGCTGCTCGTCGCCTGGACGCGGATGGCGTGGCAGCTCTACCGCGCCGAAGACCTACCAATGTGGGAACGCTCCCAAGGCCTGTTCCAACTCGCCGTCGTCCTCAACTACGTTTCGTCGGCGTTGTTCCACGACCTGACGCTGCTCCCCACGGAACACTGGCCCCTATTCCTCTGCGCCGGCGTCTCGTCTGCACTCCTAGCACGCCGCGCAGAAACGCTAACCGTCACCCAACCAGTCCCCACCGCGCCGTGGCACGCTCTCCCCGCCTCATCCTGA
- a CDS encoding GumC family protein has protein sequence MNAAPFPSLTPHELARLLWRKKALILAPAIVGGVLAAAYSLVMPRYWEASQGLVVRQETAGARGPTPGKFADLYEMRTLQETILEVAKSQQVVVGTLKAVNQELNGAAGEPDAEEIDKFREHLKMLPPHGGEFGKTEVFYFYVKDPDRKRAIALVGELCRQLDLALKQLRTERAQSLVAELQEQVDLATTMNNDQTAKLASLETEVGADLGELRMLHSGSSGQSDLRTELVQLESDLRKFQTQVREAGELISLLEAAQQDAQQLIATPNSLLTTQPALRQLKDGLIKAQITTAQLSGTRSDEHPQVKAAIESEAQIRNDLHRELDAAVNGAEVEKNLAEQRVTATETRLHALQARLVKLAEQRAEYANRIAAVDNSRATLNQARHNLSTAKAAEAAAQGASLVTRIGTPETGPRPVGPGRTIIALAGAVGGGMLGVALIFFTAVGAPQETTQSVVGVRPAPSQTVPYAPAPTQRRAETFEPVPARAPLQPVEHFAPAAQAEPPAMPRSAQPWDVETRPPAEHWSGLGTSADLAAASKHLLGTGRPAAAPVATMPERKPSLPLPPGALPSALGSLPPVGVGVAPAMSLQEAIQVAKQSAN, from the coding sequence ATGAATGCCGCTCCCTTTCCCTCGCTCACGCCGCACGAACTCGCCCGCCTGCTGTGGCGGAAGAAGGCGCTAATCCTTGCGCCCGCCATCGTCGGCGGCGTGCTCGCGGCCGCCTATTCACTGGTGATGCCGCGCTACTGGGAAGCGTCGCAAGGGCTCGTCGTGCGGCAGGAAACCGCTGGCGCCCGCGGCCCCACGCCCGGCAAGTTCGCCGATCTCTACGAGATGCGCACGTTGCAGGAAACGATTCTCGAAGTCGCCAAGAGTCAGCAGGTCGTCGTCGGCACCCTCAAGGCGGTCAACCAAGAACTCAACGGCGCCGCCGGCGAACCCGACGCCGAGGAAATCGACAAGTTCCGCGAGCACCTCAAGATGCTCCCGCCCCACGGCGGCGAGTTCGGCAAGACCGAGGTCTTCTACTTCTATGTGAAAGACCCCGATCGCAAGCGTGCGATTGCTCTCGTCGGCGAACTTTGCCGCCAGCTCGACCTCGCCCTGAAGCAACTCCGCACCGAACGGGCCCAAAGCCTCGTCGCCGAACTGCAAGAGCAGGTCGATCTCGCCACGACGATGAACAACGATCAAACGGCGAAGCTGGCGTCGCTCGAAACCGAAGTCGGCGCCGACCTCGGCGAGCTCCGCATGCTGCATTCCGGTTCGAGCGGCCAAAGCGACCTCCGCACGGAGCTCGTGCAGCTTGAATCTGATCTGCGGAAGTTCCAAACGCAGGTCCGCGAAGCGGGCGAGCTGATCTCGCTGCTCGAAGCGGCGCAGCAAGACGCCCAACAGCTGATCGCGACCCCGAATAGCTTGCTGACGACGCAACCTGCGTTGCGGCAACTGAAGGATGGCCTCATCAAGGCCCAAATCACCACCGCTCAACTCTCTGGCACCCGTTCGGACGAGCATCCGCAAGTAAAGGCAGCCATTGAAAGCGAAGCGCAGATCCGCAACGACCTCCACCGCGAACTTGATGCCGCCGTCAACGGCGCCGAAGTGGAAAAGAACCTCGCCGAACAGCGCGTCACCGCTACCGAAACGCGGCTGCACGCCCTGCAAGCGCGGCTCGTCAAACTCGCCGAGCAACGGGCCGAGTATGCCAACCGCATCGCCGCAGTCGACAACAGCCGCGCGACGCTCAACCAGGCCCGTCATAACTTGAGCACCGCGAAGGCTGCCGAAGCCGCCGCCCAGGGCGCCAGCCTCGTGACTCGCATCGGCACGCCCGAAACAGGCCCCCGCCCGGTTGGGCCGGGCCGCACGATCATCGCGCTCGCCGGCGCCGTCGGCGGCGGCATGCTCGGCGTCGCGCTCATTTTCTTCACGGCCGTCGGGGCGCCGCAAGAAACGACGCAGTCGGTCGTGGGAGTTCGTCCCGCTCCATCGCAAACGGTTCCGTATGCACCGGCGCCAACGCAACGTCGTGCTGAAACATTCGAACCCGTTCCCGCACGCGCGCCACTGCAGCCAGTGGAACACTTCGCGCCTGCAGCGCAGGCCGAGCCGCCCGCAATGCCGCGCAGTGCGCAGCCGTGGGACGTCGAAACTCGCCCGCCGGCTGAGCATTGGAGCGGCCTCGGCACGAGCGCCGACCTCGCCGCCGCCTCGAAACACTTGCTTGGCACTGGCCGCCCGGCCGCGGCGCCGGTCGCGACGATGCCTGAACGCAAACCCTCGCTGCCGCTTCCGCCCGGTGCGCTCCCAAGTGCGCTCGGCAGCCTGCCGCCCGTCGGCGTCGGCGTTGCCCCGGCCATGTCGTTGCAAGAAGCGATCCAAGTCGCCAAGCAATCCGCCAATTAA
- a CDS encoding GNAT family N-acetyltransferase, giving the protein MRLQRFDNLNDLLPYRDAWDRLAGGLAFRRWTWLAAWWRHYGEEQGERELSVWLAFSDASDSPESVRAILPAYCETTWTQGCVLRLLGDGEVCSDHLGLLVDPSFETDAVDGIAEAIAAIGEIDLVGFTAVDDADRATTNLLGSLARRDFTTRRMPTDRCWAIDLPASWDEFLALQSKSHRKQIRQMERRVLDSPRAVWRMIESPGDFGDAWQTLVDLHQRRRQSLGEPGCFASPTWAAFHWDVAQQLLAEGRLRLSTLALDGQPIAAEYHVGNAEATWAYQGGVDPTRLADEPGQLSTICSIRHAIAAGQSQFDFLRGDEPYKAHWRATPRQAYRLTAVPHRLWPRLRDRVRGSATNLRTTAKQLTSLFS; this is encoded by the coding sequence GTGCGACTCCAACGCTTCGACAATCTGAACGACCTGCTGCCCTACCGCGATGCCTGGGATCGGCTCGCCGGTGGGCTGGCGTTTCGCCGTTGGACGTGGCTCGCGGCGTGGTGGCGGCATTACGGCGAAGAGCAGGGCGAGCGCGAGCTCAGCGTCTGGTTAGCATTCAGCGATGCGTCCGATTCGCCGGAGAGCGTTCGCGCCATCTTGCCCGCGTATTGCGAAACGACCTGGACGCAAGGCTGCGTGTTGCGGCTGCTGGGCGATGGGGAAGTTTGCAGCGATCACCTGGGGCTGCTGGTTGATCCTTCGTTTGAGACCGATGCGGTGGACGGCATCGCTGAAGCGATCGCCGCCATTGGCGAGATTGATCTCGTTGGTTTCACGGCGGTTGATGATGCTGATCGGGCGACGACGAACTTGCTCGGGAGCCTGGCGCGGCGCGACTTTACGACGCGGCGGATGCCGACTGATCGCTGTTGGGCGATTGATCTGCCGGCGAGCTGGGACGAGTTTCTCGCCCTGCAATCGAAGTCCCACCGCAAACAGATCCGCCAGATGGAACGCCGCGTGCTCGACTCGCCGCGGGCGGTTTGGCGGATGATCGAGTCGCCTGGCGACTTCGGCGACGCTTGGCAAACGCTGGTCGACTTGCATCAGCGGCGGCGGCAATCGCTCGGCGAGCCGGGCTGCTTTGCCTCGCCGACCTGGGCCGCGTTCCATTGGGACGTCGCTCAGCAATTGCTCGCGGAAGGCCGGTTGCGGCTTTCGACGCTTGCACTAGACGGCCAGCCGATCGCCGCGGAGTACCACGTCGGCAACGCCGAAGCGACTTGGGCCTACCAAGGGGGCGTCGATCCGACGCGGCTCGCCGACGAGCCGGGCCAACTGTCGACCATTTGCTCGATCCGCCACGCAATCGCCGCCGGGCAGTCGCAATTCGACTTCCTTCGCGGCGACGAACCCTACAAAGCTCACTGGCGCGCAACGCCGCGCCAAGCCTACCGATTGACTGCAGTTCCGCATCGACTCTGGCCGCGGTTGCGCGACCGGGTGCGCGGGAGCGCGACCAACTTACGAACGACCGCCAAGCAACTCACTTCGCTCTTTAGCTAA
- a CDS encoding polysaccharide deacetylase family protein, with protein sequence MLAEACKEPLLGMYYLATLPLRRRRAAQLVAAGQAPIMSLFYHRVADENPNDWTISNQRFKEEMIWLRERFEIISLTEAQQRMGSEANRTAAVSITFDDGYADNCREALPWLIEQEIPFTYFVASGNVLEGRPFVHDVRQGKPLEPNTPEQIRVLAEAGVEIGAHTRNHINLGPITSQQILDSEIIGSKTDLEKIVGRSVRYFAFPFGLHANLSQQAFATAFRAGYWGVCSAYGGYNMPGDDPFHIQRIHGDPSWARFCNWMTADPRKFRRIPRFDAGDFRGDARSELKGAEGSL encoded by the coding sequence ATGCTAGCCGAAGCTTGCAAAGAACCACTGCTGGGCATGTACTACCTCGCAACGTTGCCGTTGCGTCGGCGGCGGGCTGCGCAGTTGGTCGCCGCGGGGCAGGCGCCGATCATGTCGCTCTTCTACCATCGAGTCGCCGACGAGAATCCAAACGACTGGACGATCTCGAACCAGCGATTCAAAGAAGAGATGATCTGGCTGCGGGAACGGTTCGAAATCATTTCGTTGACCGAAGCGCAGCAGCGGATGGGCTCAGAGGCGAACCGCACCGCGGCGGTGAGCATCACGTTCGACGACGGCTATGCCGATAATTGTCGCGAAGCGCTGCCGTGGCTGATCGAGCAAGAGATTCCGTTCACGTACTTCGTCGCGTCGGGGAACGTCCTGGAAGGTCGGCCGTTCGTCCACGACGTGCGGCAAGGCAAACCGCTCGAGCCAAATACGCCGGAGCAGATTCGCGTGTTGGCCGAAGCGGGCGTCGAGATCGGCGCCCATACTCGCAATCACATCAACCTCGGCCCGATCACCTCGCAGCAGATTCTCGACAGCGAGATTATCGGTTCCAAGACGGATTTGGAAAAAATCGTCGGCCGATCGGTGCGCTACTTTGCGTTTCCGTTCGGACTGCATGCGAATCTGTCGCAGCAAGCGTTCGCGACGGCGTTTCGCGCCGGATACTGGGGCGTCTGCTCGGCGTACGGCGGCTACAACATGCCGGGCGACGATCCGTTCCACATCCAGCGCATCCACGGCGACCCGAGTTGGGCGCGGTTCTGCAACTGGATGACCGCTGATCCGCGGAAGTTCCGGCGGATTCCGCGGTTTGATGCGGGGGACTTCCGCGGGGATGCGAGGTCGGAATTGAAGGGTGCTGAGGGTTCGTTGTGA
- a CDS encoding lipopolysaccharide biosynthesis protein — protein sequence MRVGSIATEADNSKTLDKRRNLEADTLAASVIILLVVTVVQRTVGFGRGILFCRWLSPESLGEWEMVYSFLMLAAPLAVLGVPGSFGRYAEHYRQRGHLRTFLNRATLWTTACGLVSVAIIELMAPQLSQMMFGDAKYADVMRNIGFCLLTIILQHTLTALLTALRLVRIVSAMQFAQSILFAVISLALMWKYPTMNSILFGYSIACLISSVGAIIWAWPAFTHLDRPEDDLVHREFWTKLLRFAFFVWVTNLLTHLFAIVDRYMIVHCAGLTPSQALEQVGHYHSSRIIPLLMVSVADLLSGLVMPHLSHDWEAGRRENVSKRLNLTIKLTSICMIVFGVAVLIIAPPLFHIVLQSKYDDGLHVLPWTLAGCIWYGVYIVAQNYLWCAEKARLSTLPLFIGLVLNIILNFMLLPYYGLHGAVFATAISTCVCLLVVLGLNRRHGMHVDGGTWLLSIAPMALGFGLWPSVVVGGAVVATSLLTPWVLTPLEQYELKHFAFESLAKVLPVLRRPRVRAAN from the coding sequence ATGAGAGTCGGATCTATCGCTACTGAAGCTGACAACTCGAAGACGCTGGACAAGCGCCGGAACCTGGAGGCTGATACGCTCGCTGCGAGCGTGATCATCCTGCTCGTGGTGACGGTCGTCCAGCGAACCGTTGGCTTCGGCCGCGGGATCTTATTCTGCCGCTGGCTGAGCCCCGAGTCGCTCGGCGAGTGGGAGATGGTGTACAGTTTTTTGATGCTGGCGGCGCCGCTCGCGGTACTTGGCGTGCCGGGGTCGTTTGGCCGTTACGCCGAACATTACCGGCAACGCGGGCATTTGCGAACGTTCCTCAACCGGGCGACGCTGTGGACGACGGCGTGCGGCCTGGTTTCGGTGGCGATCATCGAACTGATGGCGCCGCAGCTCTCGCAAATGATGTTCGGCGACGCGAAGTACGCCGACGTCATGCGGAACATCGGCTTCTGCCTGCTGACGATCATCTTGCAGCACACGCTGACCGCGTTGCTGACGGCGTTGCGACTCGTGCGGATCGTCTCGGCGATGCAGTTCGCCCAGAGCATCCTATTCGCGGTGATTTCGCTCGCGCTGATGTGGAAGTATCCGACGATGAACAGCATTCTGTTCGGGTACTCGATCGCTTGCTTGATTTCGTCGGTCGGCGCCATCATTTGGGCGTGGCCGGCGTTCACCCACCTCGATCGGCCCGAAGACGATTTGGTTCACCGCGAGTTCTGGACGAAATTGCTGCGATTCGCATTTTTCGTGTGGGTAACGAACCTTTTGACGCACCTGTTTGCGATCGTCGATCGCTACATGATCGTCCACTGTGCGGGGCTGACGCCGAGCCAAGCACTCGAACAAGTCGGCCACTACCACAGCAGCCGGATTATTCCGCTGCTGATGGTGTCGGTTGCCGATCTGCTTAGCGGGCTGGTGATGCCGCATCTTAGCCACGACTGGGAAGCGGGCCGCCGCGAGAACGTATCGAAGCGGCTCAACCTTACGATCAAGTTGACGTCAATTTGCATGATCGTCTTCGGCGTGGCGGTGCTGATCATCGCGCCGCCGCTGTTCCACATCGTGCTGCAGAGCAAGTACGACGACGGCTTGCACGTGCTGCCGTGGACGCTGGCCGGCTGCATTTGGTACGGCGTCTACATCGTCGCCCAGAACTATCTGTGGTGTGCCGAGAAGGCGCGCCTCTCGACCTTGCCGCTGTTTATCGGCCTGGTGCTGAACATCATTTTGAACTTCATGTTGCTCCCGTACTACGGCTTGCACGGAGCGGTATTCGCCACGGCGATTTCGACCTGCGTCTGCCTGCTGGTGGTGTTAGGGCTGAATCGTCGGCATGGAATGCACGTCGACGGCGGTACGTGGTTGCTGTCGATCGCGCCCATGGCGCTCGGCTTTGGGCTGTGGCCCTCGGTGGTCGTCGGCGGGGCCGTCGTGGCGACGAGCTTGCTGACGCCGTGGGTGCTCACGCCGCTGGAACAATACGAACTCAAACACTTCGCCTTCGAATCGCTCGCCAAGGTGCTACCTGTGCTGCGGCGCCCGCGCGTTCGGGCGGCGAACTGA
- a CDS encoding glycosyltransferase — METVERSKPLRVLFLLTSMPVGGAETLLVNLVRRLDRKRFAPEIVCLKEPGPLGEMLAAEMPVHHDLLACKYDVRILPRLWSLMRRPQADAVVTVGAGDKMFWGRLAAYLAGVPVVASALHSTGWPDGVGRLNRMLTRITDAFIGVADAHAVHLVQNERFPTAKVNTIYNGVDCERFSPQDATPIRNELGIAADAPVVGILAALRPEKNHELFLHGAAAIRQTLQAAQFIVVGDGPKRNELQMLAKKLGLAEAVHFVGSRSDVPALLAACSVVALTSHNEASPVSILEALACGVPVVASNVGSVRETVVDGVTGRLFAPGDEGAFVGATVELLQNQEEARRLGEEGRRRVEARWSLEAMVRGYEELIERIFVSKQVAKLAPALATDDDEGPSTLPFLTGVLPRRNAKGTM; from the coding sequence ATGGAAACTGTCGAACGTTCGAAACCACTGCGCGTCTTGTTCTTGCTGACGAGCATGCCGGTCGGCGGCGCCGAGACGCTGCTGGTGAACCTCGTGCGGCGGCTCGACCGCAAGCGGTTCGCGCCGGAAATCGTCTGCCTCAAAGAGCCTGGTCCGCTCGGCGAGATGCTGGCGGCCGAGATGCCAGTGCATCACGATTTGCTCGCCTGCAAATACGACGTGCGGATTCTGCCGCGGTTGTGGTCGCTGATGCGGCGGCCGCAGGCCGATGCGGTGGTGACCGTCGGCGCCGGCGACAAGATGTTTTGGGGACGGCTGGCCGCGTATCTCGCAGGCGTCCCGGTGGTGGCGTCGGCGCTCCACAGCACCGGCTGGCCTGATGGCGTCGGCCGGCTCAATCGCATGCTAACGCGGATCACCGACGCCTTCATCGGCGTCGCCGACGCGCATGCGGTTCACCTCGTGCAGAACGAACGGTTCCCCACCGCGAAGGTGAACACGATTTACAACGGCGTCGATTGCGAGCGATTCTCGCCGCAAGATGCGACGCCGATTCGCAATGAACTCGGCATCGCCGCCGATGCGCCGGTGGTCGGCATTCTCGCCGCGCTCCGCCCCGAGAAAAATCACGAGCTGTTCCTGCATGGCGCCGCGGCGATTCGCCAAACGCTGCAGGCGGCGCAGTTCATCGTCGTCGGCGACGGACCGAAGCGGAATGAATTACAAATGCTGGCGAAGAAGCTGGGGCTTGCTGAAGCGGTGCACTTCGTCGGTTCGCGGAGCGACGTCCCCGCGCTGCTCGCGGCGTGCAGCGTCGTGGCGCTCACTTCGCACAACGAGGCGTCGCCGGTGTCGATTCTCGAAGCCCTCGCCTGCGGGGTGCCGGTGGTGGCGTCGAACGTCGGCTCGGTACGCGAGACGGTCGTCGACGGCGTCACGGGGCGGCTGTTCGCGCCGGGCGACGAGGGAGCGTTCGTCGGGGCGACCGTCGAACTACTGCAGAATCAGGAAGAGGCCCGCCGGCTGGGCGAAGAAGGGCGACGGAGGGTCGAGGCCCGCTGGTCGCTGGAAGCGATGGTTCGCGGCTACGAAGAGCTGATCGAGCGGATTTTCGTCTCGAAGCAGGTGGCGAAATTGGCTCCCGCCCTGGCGACGGACGACGACGAGGGGCCGAGCACGCTGCCGTTTTTGACGGGCGTTTTGCCGCGGCGGAATGCCAAGGGGACGATGTAA
- a CDS encoding lysophospholipid acyltransferase family protein, which yields MVTETLLTWIARAISGASVRWVESQPDTCQRVYFANHTSHLDVILVWSALPTPVRRLTRPVAAKDYWSKGWLKPRLAKSFNAMLIDRTEIKVHQSPVDLMVREIGRTQSIIMFPEGGRSSGESVGEFKSGLYYLAKKRPDLELVPVYINNMNRILPRGEFLPVPLLSSVTFGPPLWLEASEPKPDFLARARDAILRLKEV from the coding sequence ATGGTCACCGAAACCCTGCTCACCTGGATTGCCCGCGCGATTAGCGGGGCGAGCGTGCGCTGGGTCGAATCGCAACCCGACACCTGCCAGCGGGTGTACTTCGCCAATCACACGAGCCACCTCGACGTGATCCTGGTCTGGTCGGCTCTGCCGACGCCGGTTCGCCGGCTCACTCGGCCGGTCGCCGCCAAGGATTACTGGTCAAAGGGCTGGCTTAAGCCGCGGCTCGCGAAAAGTTTCAACGCGATGCTGATCGACCGGACCGAGATCAAGGTCCACCAAAGCCCCGTCGACCTGATGGTTCGCGAGATCGGCCGCACGCAGTCGATCATCATGTTCCCGGAGGGGGGGCGTTCGAGCGGCGAATCGGTCGGCGAATTCAAGAGCGGGCTCTACTACCTCGCCAAGAAGCGGCCCGACCTCGAGTTAGTGCCGGTCTACATCAACAACATGAATCGCATTTTGCCGCGCGGCGAGTTTCTGCCCGTGCCGCTGTTGTCGTCGGTGACGTTCGGCCCGCCGTTGTGGCTTGAGGCCAGCGAACCGAAGCCCGATTTTCTCGCCCGTGCCCGCGACGCGATCCTCCGCTTGAAGGAGGTCTGA
- a CDS encoding phosphatidate cytidylyltransferase — MNPNLLIFVGTVLLLLGVATFVGQWLRKRESPALDRRAIESFNSRIQAWWFFTAVIVIAFLLPWLTVVLFAFIAFWALREFVTLTPTRIGDHRALFWVFFFFTPMQFLLVYLDKYGLYSVLIPVFAFLFIAARAAVYGDYDRFLERIAKVQCALMICVYCLSFAPALLYLKLDTPERYYPAGMLFFFITIVLASDLLEWFWSRIYARHLIAQKVDPVMSWEGVLAGAASTALLGVLLQWASPFQYWWQTSAMALLIALSGAAGSLTMSAIKKDRGEVSSGNFVEGHGGVLSRIDSICFAAPVFYHVTRYFFGAV; from the coding sequence ATGAATCCGAACCTGTTAATCTTCGTCGGAACCGTGCTGCTGCTCTTGGGAGTGGCGACGTTCGTCGGTCAGTGGCTGCGGAAACGCGAGTCGCCGGCGCTCGATCGCCGAGCGATCGAATCGTTCAACTCGCGCATCCAGGCGTGGTGGTTTTTTACCGCCGTGATCGTCATCGCGTTCCTGTTGCCATGGCTCACCGTGGTGCTGTTCGCGTTTATTGCGTTCTGGGCGCTGCGGGAGTTCGTCACGCTGACGCCGACGCGCATCGGCGACCACCGGGCGCTGTTTTGGGTCTTTTTCTTCTTCACGCCGATGCAGTTTTTGCTTGTCTACCTCGACAAGTATGGGCTCTACAGCGTGTTGATCCCAGTATTCGCGTTTCTGTTCATCGCGGCGCGGGCGGCGGTATACGGCGACTACGACCGCTTCTTGGAGCGAATCGCCAAGGTGCAGTGCGCGCTCATGATTTGCGTCTATTGCTTAAGCTTTGCACCGGCCCTGCTGTACCTGAAGCTCGACACGCCGGAACGGTACTATCCGGCCGGGATGCTGTTCTTCTTCATCACGATCGTGCTCGCCTCGGACCTGCTCGAGTGGTTTTGGAGCCGGATTTACGCGCGGCACCTCATCGCTCAGAAGGTCGACCCCGTGATGTCGTGGGAAGGGGTGCTGGCCGGGGCGGCGTCGACGGCGCTCCTGGGCGTGCTGCTGCAGTGGGCGTCGCCGTTCCAGTACTGGTGGCAAACCTCGGCGATGGCGCTACTGATCGCGCTGAGCGGGGCGGCTGGCTCGCTGACGATGTCGGCGATCAAGAAAGACCGCGGCGAAGTTTCAAGCGGGAACTTCGTCGAAGGGCACGGCGGCGTGCTGAGCCGGATCGATTCGATCTGCTTCGCGGCGCCGGTGTTTTATCACGTGACGCGGTACTTTTTCGGGGCGGTTTGA